The Methanopyrus kandleri AV19 DNA segment TGCTCACGGACGGCATCCGCGAGTTCACCCAACTCCTTCCACCCCTAAGGGTACGGGGCCTGAAAGATAATAAATGGGTCGATTTCAGGCGAGCGCCTCGGCCAGTTTCCGGACTAGGTGGCTGCGGATCGCCCCACGGTTACGATCACCGCGCTCACAGGCTGCTCCCCGAACCCCCACTATGTCCGCTCCGAGGTCGCGTACGATGGGCATGTCTTCGTGCCGCAGGGACCCGGCGAGCGCCACTTCGAGTCCGTGCTCGTGAGCTGAATCGACGAACTCTCCTACCTCTTCCTCGCTCAAGAAGTCGAACAATCGCTTACCGTCCTTTACCGCCGTGTCCACCATCGCCACATCGCACTCAGCTTCGGCTGCTACCTCCGGGACGGACATGGGGTCTAGGCTCCCGACTCGATGGGCGTCCGCGTAGCCGGCCGCAACTACGCGCGTGTCGTACCCGAACTCACGAACCGCTCGGGAGCAAGCCCGCATGACTTCCAGCGCTTCTTCTTCGGTCTTGGTTCCGTAGAGCCCTACCTTCGCGTAGTCCACGCCCACGGCGGCTACACCGAGCACGGCCTGAGCCACCGTACCCGGCTTGTAGGGAACGTCCCCGACGGTGGCGCTGACCTCGCGGTCCTCCGGGACTACTTCCATGATCTCACGTATCACCCATGGGAAGTTCGCACCTAGGGATCCTTCCTCGGGGTTCTTCACGTCGATGATGTGGGCTCCACCTTCCACGGCCTCTAGCGCCTCATCACGGTTTACAGGACTCACAAGGAGCCTCGGTCGCATGGTCACACCCCAGCAACTTCGGAACCGGTTTACCGTAAATAGCTCCTTTGGGAGGGGTGTTGGCGCCGCGTTCAAGGTAGCCGGGGTCGGTTACCGTGAGGTCGCTCTCCGTGCTCATAACAGCACTGACGATACCCCTAGGAGTCGCGGGGCAGATCATGACGCCCGAAGAAGTATCCGAACTGCCGTACAACCACCCGGTGATCGTGGACGTCGTAGCCGGACCGCCGGAAGCCGATTCGATCGAGGCGTACACCCGGATCGTATGGATGGACCCGATAACCCATGAGCGTCATATCGAGGAAGAAGTCGAGGTGAGAACATCAAACACGCTACTGCTCAACGTGGTCGTCGCCTCCCCTCACCGCCCGGCCACTTGCACACTCATGGTGTCCTTCGACGACCGGAGGGTCTTGGAGCGTACGGTGCGGTTGCAGGCTAACGGGATAGTTCAGGAATCCCTGGAGCTCGATGTCACGTCCGGTCGTCATACGCTGTCCGTCGAGGTGACGGATGGGGGCACCGAGGATATCGTTTCCTGCAACCTCCGTGTGGAACCGTCGGAGGGGAACGGAGGCGAGAATAACCAGGTTCATCCCTTTCAGGGGCTCGTGCTATGGCCTCGTCGTCGAAGGAGACGATGGTAATCATAGCCGAAAAGCCCAGTCTCGCGGGAACGATCGCGGGGTTCCTTCGGGGGAGCTGGGACGGTAGGAAGCTGCTGGGGTTCGGTAGATACCGAGGTAGACGGTTCGCCATCACCAGCCTGTCGGGCCACGTCCTGGAGTGGTGGCCTAAAGACGATCCGGGGTTCAGGCACCCTGATTACTTCCCCGACCCGGGCGACTTCGAGTTGAGGCCTATCGACGGTAAAGAAAGGTTCCTGCGGGCCGTGGAACGTGTCGTGAAGCGCTATGCCGGCTGTCGAGCCGACAGGGTCATCGTAGCGACCGACAACGACGCGGAGGGAGAGCTGATCGGTTGGGAAGTACTTGTATGGTTGAAACGACAGGGTGGCCTCGACGATCCCGAGTGCGCTCGGCGGATGCGGTTCTCGGCGTACACCCGCGAGGACGTCCTCAGGGCGCTCGAGGGGGCACTCCGTGGTGAGAGGATCGACCCGAGCCTGGCTTACTCAGCGCTCGCACGCACGATCGCGGACTGGCTGTACGGGATACCGCTCACCCGTCGGCTGTCGCTCTGCAACGACGACATAGTCTCCGTCGGTCGAGTACAGACGCCCACACTCAAACTGGTCGTGGAGCGGGAGCGGGAACGCAGGAAGGCTCAGAAGAAGCGCAGATATTACTGGATACTCCAAGCCGAGACCCCGATCGGGGAACTTAGAACTGAAGAGAAGTTCAAAGATGGACGTCGGGCGAGGGAGCTCGCCTCCGAAATCGAATCGATAAGGGTCGTGGAAGTGCGGCGGGAGCGCCGGTCCGTAAGACCACCTACTCCGTTCAACCTGACTACCCTTCAACGGGCCGCCGGTAAGATCCTCCGGATATCGCCGAAGCGCACCCTCGATTTGGCTCAGCGCCTCTACGAGGAAGGGATGATCACGTACCCGAGAACCGCGACTAACCGGTACCCATCCACGTTCGACCACGAAGAACTTCTCCGCAAGCTGAGGAACGCTCACCCCGATGCCCTCCGGGATTTCCAGCGCACTGGTCGAAGGTCAGAGCCCGTCTCCGGTAAGGAGTACGACGGCGCCCATCCCCCGATCACCCCCACCGGTCGGCGGAAGTACATCCGCGGGAAACTGGCCTGGCGCCTGTACGATCTGATCGTCCGTCGATATCTGGCGACACTGTCCGAGGACGCCCTGGTAGTGAAGTGGCGGATCGTAGCCGAGCATCCAGGGACCGGGACGAGGTTCGTGATGGAAGGCACGGAAGTCGAGCGGGACGGGTGGTACTCGGTGTACCCGTGGGAGAAGCCCCGGGAAAGTACCATGCCCGACGTGTCCGAGGGAGACGAGCTACCGGCGAATGTAAACGCTTCCCGCCGTAGGAAACCCCTCCCTCGTCGGTACTCGCAGTCGCGGTTGGTGGCGAAAATGAAGAAGCTTGGATTGGGTACCGAGTCCACACGGGCGGAGATCGTGAAGAAACTCTTTGACAGGGGTTACGTCAAGAGGGCAGGGTCGGGCGTGGCCCCTACGAAGAGAGGGGAGCGTCTGGTAGAGCTGCTCGAGGATCGGGTTCCGGAGCTCGTGAGCGTCGAACTCACCAGGCGCATTGAGCGCGAGATGGAGGAGATCTCGGAGTTACCGCCGAAGCGAGCCAGGGAACGATTGGAACGCGTAGCCCGGGAGATCCGCGAGACCGTGCGCAGGAACTCCAAGAAGTTGAAGTCAGCCAAGGTGGTCTGACTCCTACTCCGACCTCGCCCTTGTCACCACCGAAACAACACTCACATGAACCGACGCTTGACCTTGAGCTCTCACATTCTGGGCACGTTGTGATAGCGTGATGACAGTATCTTATTCACACCTACAACGGTGCTCGTACCTTAACCTCATCTATTCAATCCGGCAATAATGTGACTATAAGCCACATTGTAGCTACTTTCACCGATTCAACTTAGCCTCGCAGCTCCTCATTGGCCCGATCTTGAACTTTAGCATATCCGTTAATAGTCACTATCACCGCCGAGAATCATCTGATCACTTGATCGGTCGAACGATGTATGAGGCTCGGGGACGATTTCAAAGATCACTGACCTTCATCACTCGCAAAATCACTCGAGATCCGAAGGCAAAAACACCCTATCTCCACTTAAAAGTGAGGCTTCTCAAGGGGTTGTGGGCACATGACCTCGACGGAAAAGGCCAGGATCCGAAGGATGGTGTGGGAAGAGCTCGAGGAGTCCGGCGAGGCCGCGCCCCCGTTCCCCGTCGAGGGCAGGATCCCGAACTTCAAGGGCGCCTTAGTAGCGGCTCGACGGCTCACTTCGACGCCCGAATACGAGGAAGCCGAAGTGGTGAAGGTAAATCCGGACTCACCCCAACGACCTGTACGTGAACGAGCGCTTCGCGACGGTAAGATCCTGATAATGCCGACACCGAGGCTCAAACGTGGCTTCCTCGTCGTGAAGAACCCTAAAGATCCTCGACGTGCCTCAACGATTAGGGGAGCTTTCCAGGAAGGGGAGCTAACGATGCCGGACGAACTCCCCGCGGTCGACTTGGTAGTGGCCGGATCCGTGGCGGTAGCTCCGGACGGTGCCAGGGTTGGAAAAGGTGGCGGCTACTTCGACTTGGAGTGGGGGATTTTGGCGCAATTGGATCTCGTAGATGAAGACACTCCCATACACACTACCGTTCACGATATCCAGGTACTTCCACCGGGAGAGATACCGATGGAAGAGCACGACGTACCGGTAGACGTCATCCACACGCCGACGGGGACGACGGAGTGCGTTCGACGCTACGAGAAGCCCGGGGGTCTCTTGGAAGACCGCATCGACGAGAAAATTAGGGAGATAAGGTGGTTGCGGGAGTACGTTTCAGCCGGAAGCACGTAACGCGTCGGCAAGTTCGGCCAAGGCCTTCTCGAGTTCGTCCTCTCCGATCACGAGCGGAGGTACTAGTCTGATCACGTCACCAGAGGTTACGTTCACGAGAGCTCCACGGTCCAGCATCTCCCGAGCCACGTCTTTCGCTCTTTCGTCGTCGCCGACCTCCACTCCCATCATCAGACCGCGACCTCGGACCTCTTCCACGACGTCCTCCGCCTCGGACAGTATTCTCATCGCTAGCTTCCCTTTCCGCTCCGCGGCCTCCGGAAGGTTCTCCTCGAGTACTGTGCTGACCGCCGCACATACCGCTGCGCAGGCCAGCGGATTACCACCGAAAGTGGACCCATGATCACCGGGCTCGAACGCTTCGGCCACCTCCTCCCGCGCTATCGTCGCGCCTACTGGCACACCGCCTCCGAGCCCCTTGGCCAGACAGACGATGTCCGGCAGGACGTCCTCGTGTTCGAACGCGAAGAACTGGCCGGTTCGTCCCATGCCGGACTGCACCTCATCGACGATCAGGAGCAGCCCGTGTTCGTCGCATAGCTCCCGTAGCTCTCGGAGGAATCCCTCTGGCGGTATCCTCACTCCCGCCTCACCTTGCACGGGTTCCACGATGACGGCGGCGGTATCGTCGTCGATAGCTTTCTCCACAGCATTCACGTCGCCGTAAGGTACGTGCTCGAACTCCGGTACTAGCGGCTCGAACGGCTCACGGAATTCGGGCTTCCAGGTGGCCGATAGAGCCCCCATCGTTCTGCCGTGGAAACCGCCTTCGAACGCGATGAACTTGGTGCAGCCGGTAAACTTGCGTGCCAGCTTTATCGCACACTCCACACTCTCCGTTCCGGAGTTACAGAAGAAGACCTTGTTCAAGTCCTTGGGAGCCGCTTCAGCCAAAAGCCTTGCAGCCTCCGCCTGCGGCTCGTTGTAGTAGAGGTTCGAGCAGTGGATGAGCCGCTCTACCTGCTCCTTAACCGCCTCGACCACGGCCGGGTGACAGTGTCCGAGGACGTTGACGGCTATTCCCGCAACTAGGTCGATGTACTCGTTCCCCTCGTCGTCCCAGACCCTAGCACCCTCACCGGGGACCAGGGTAACCGGGAACCTCGAATACGTGTTCATGTGGTACTTATCAATGAGCTCACGTGCGTCCAGCGGTCACCCCCCCTCGGGCAATAATCCTAGCTTTTTGAGTTCCCTCCGAAGCAACTCCTTGGTGTCTTCGCGAGCTTCCTTAAGTGGTGGTCTAGGGGGACTCGAGGCCATTCCCACGAGCTCGACGGCGGCTTTCACGGGTATCGGGTTCGTCTCGGTGAACAGCGCCCGGTGTAGTGGTAAGAGCTCGTAATGGAGCTCTCGGGCACGCTCTACGTCGCCACTCTTCCACGCCTCGTACATTTCTACCATCAACTCGGGAGCTACGTTGGCCGTTACGGATATCACGCCGACGCCTCCGACGGCGAGGATCGGAAGCGTCAACTCATCGACTCCGGAGAGTAGGATGAAGTCGTCAGGAGTCTCTTCGATGAAGCGTTGGACCACGTCCAGGTCGCCACTAGCCTCTTTGACGCCGACGATGTGAGAATATTCCTCCGCGAGCTTGGCGGCCGTCTCCGGTTCCAACGCACAGCCCGTTCGTGACGGCACGTTGTAGAGGATAATAGGGCACTCGACGGCTTCCGCGATCTTAGAGAAGTGGATGAAAAGACCCTCTTGAGGTGGCTTGTTGTAGTAGGGAACCACGGAAAGGATCGCGTCTGCCCCTACGTCTTCAGCGTACGTGGAGAGCTCGAGGGCCTCGCGCGTCGAGTTCGAACCCGCTCCGGCGATTACGGGCACCTTCCCGTTCACCTCGTCAACGACGATCTCGATGACGCGTCGATGTTCTGCGTGACTCAGCGTGGACGATTCCCCGGTGGTCCCTGCGGGCACCACGCCGTGCACGCCGGCCTCGAGCAATCGTGAGACGTTCTCGCGGAGTCCCTCTTCATTGATCCCTTTCAGGTCGTCCGTAAAGGGAGTGATCAGGGCTGGGATGACGCCCTCAATCTGAAATCCCAACGGGTACGCCCCTCCCGGTCACTCTGTCCCTTCTTCCCTCTGACGCTCCTTGAGACGCATGAGGTGCGTGACGTAACCGGCGATCATGTTCCTGAGCTTTTTGGTCTTGGGTCTCGCGACGATCTCAACTACTTTCTTGTTGTGCTCGAAGTCGGTGGTGAGGTACTCCTCGTACTTCTCCACGATCTCACGGGCCGGACGCTTCACGAACGTCGGTCGAACCTTACCCATCCCCGATCACCCCCCGCTGGACTTCTTTGCTAACCTTTAGGATAGAAGCCAGCACGATGTCCGCGAGCGCCGGATCCAGCCCCTCTGTTTTAAACCTCTTCCTCCACCTCTCCCGGAGCTCCTTCTCCCGCTCCTCGTCCGTCAGTGGTAACCCCTCCTGAGCCTTTACGCGCCCTATTTCCCGCGCCACCTTCAGGCGCTCGATGACTGCGTCCAGCAAACACTCATCGATGCGGTCTATTTCGCGCCTGAGCTCCTCGAGCACGTTCAGGCCCCACGGTTCTCGTTTCCAGTACCTCACCTCTATCGGACCAAACTTCGGATACCTCTCTAACGTCCGACTTCGTCTCGCAGAGGGCGACGAACGCCGGCCCGGTTCCCGAAAGCCCCGCCGCCGCAGCACCTGCTTCTAAAGCTTCGACCACGGGTTCGAATTCGTGACCCAGGGCGGAGCAGTACACCGCCGAGTTGATCAGCATTGCTCCCCGGTAATCCCCCGTCATCGCCCTCCGGAAAGCAGTCTCGGCGGCAGGAGCTAACAACTCGAGACGGTTCACATCCACCTCCGAGGTTTCGACCTTACCTCCCGGGAGCAGGATCACCGCATAGGGGTACGGAAGCTCGCGGATATCCAGCACTCGGTGCTGATCGTTCAGCGTCAGCACTAAGCCACCTAAGTACGATGCACAGGCGTCGTCGTAGGCCCCTGTTACCGTCACACCAGCCCTGATGCTGGCCTCGACGCCGAGTCGGACGACCTCGAAGGGTTCCGGCTCACGTCCTAGCTCTTTGAGCAGGGCTTCGACCACGGCGTTGGACACGGCACTGCTGCTGGCCAGCCCCATCGCAATCGGGATTTCGGAGTCGACCTCGATCTCGAAGTTCAGTTCCTGACCGACGTGTTCGCCGACGACCTCCACGCACCGTTCAACGAGTGACGTGTCCTCCACGTCCGTGTGAATCTCCGTGGAATCGGAAAGTTCCGCTCTGACTGAAACTGTTAGATCTAACGCGTAGGCACAACCTTTTTTGGCAGAGATAGCGTTGACAACGGTACCGGCGGCGTACGCTATTCCCTCCCCCAAACGTCTTCACCCCGGAAAACGCTGATCAGAGCCCGAGCGCGGGCCCGCCCCGGTTCGGCAGGCGGCGGTGAGGTGGGGGTTATCCGCCGATGAACCGCCGTTCAACGGCCGGGGTACACGGGCGATGAGCCCCGTGGCCCGACCGGGCGGAGGCGGGCTCGGTTCCCGGCGATGACGCCCCGGTCCCGTCGGGCGGGGCACAGTCACTCCAGTCTCTCCATCACAAACCGACACTCTTCCTCATCGATGTCGATGCTCGCGGTTCTCATCCTGACTCCGAAGGTCTCCTCGGTCGCTTTTAGCACCAGGGAGGCGAAGGGGCACACCACCGGGACCTTGTCACGCTTTAAGAGTTCCCGCTTCACATCCGAAAACGGACACTCGACGATCCTCAGCTCAACAGTATTCTTCTTTTCTTCCGCTAGAACATCACCGATATCACCAAGCGATTCTATGGTTTTCTTCACGTCATGTGCTAATGAATTAGCCGTATCTCCAGTTATTTCCAATAGTTCCTCGTCTTTTATGTATTTCATCATTGCTCTACCTGCAATTCTATTTAGCGCCAATGCCATTTCACCGTGAGTCTCGAATAGGGCCTCTTGAAGGCCTACGATAAACGCTTTGTATACTCGCTCTTTCGACAACTGTCTACCCCCTTAGTACGTTCCGAATTACCCTTCCGAGCTCTCCGCCGATGCGTGGGATCCTCCCGCTCTGGATGTCCTCGATCACGTCCTTCATCATGCGGTAGTGGTTCAGGAGCTCGATTACGTCGCGCTCTGACGTACCCGAACCGATGGCGATGCGCCGGATTCGTGACTTGTTGAGAATTTCAGGATTTTCCAACTCCTTCTCCGTCATCGAGTCCATAATGACCTTGTACTTCTTCAGGCGCTCCTCGGTGATCTGGGAGATCTTCCGAACGTTCCTTCCGCCTCCCATACCGGGCACGTACTGCAGGAGCTTGTCGACGGGTCCCATCTTACTCAGTGCCTCTAGCTGCTCGTAGAGGTCCTTGAGGGTGAACTCTCCTTCCAGGACGTCCTCTGCCTTTTCCTCCTCTTCCAGCATCTCTTCGGTCCGACGCAGGAGCTCGTCGATGTCTCCGATGCCCAGGAGCCTCGCGACGAAGCTCCTCGGGTTGAATTCTTCCAGGTCATCCACGCGTTCTCCGGTACCGACGAACTTGATCGGAGCTCCGGTCCGTGCCACCGCGGAGAGCGCTCCACCGCCTTTCGCCGCGGTGTCCAACTTGGTGATGACCACACCCGTGAGCTGAACCGCCTCGTGGAACGCCTCCGCGTGATCTCCCGCCTTCTGCCCTACCGTGGCGTCCAGGACCAAGAGTACCTCGTGCGGCTCGATACGTTCCGCCATCTCCCGAAGCTCGTCGATGAGGTCCTCGCTCAGGCGGTCCCTACCCGCCGTGTCCACGATCACGACATCACACTCGTCCTTGAGTGCCTCCACACCTTTGACGGCCATCTCGACGGCGTCATCAACGTCCTCCACGTGGACTGGGACATCTACCTCTTC contains these protein-coding regions:
- the dapA gene encoding 4-hydroxy-tetrahydrodipicolinate synthase; its protein translation is MGFQIEGVIPALITPFTDDLKGINEEGLRENVSRLLEAGVHGVVPAGTTGESSTLSHAEHRRVIEIVVDEVNGKVPVIAGAGSNSTREALELSTYAEDVGADAILSVVPYYNKPPQEGLFIHFSKIAEAVECPIILYNVPSRTGCALEPETAAKLAEEYSHIVGVKEASGDLDVVQRFIEETPDDFILLSGVDELTLPILAVGGVGVISVTANVAPELMVEMYEAWKSGDVERARELHYELLPLHRALFTETNPIPVKAAVELVGMASSPPRPPLKEAREDTKELLRRELKKLGLLPEGG
- a CDS encoding shikimate kinase; the protein is MGEGIAYAAGTVVNAISAKKGCAYALDLTVSVRAELSDSTEIHTDVEDTSLVERCVEVVGEHVGQELNFEIEVDSEIPIAMGLASSSAVSNAVVEALLKELGREPEPFEVVRLGVEASIRAGVTVTGAYDDACASYLGGLVLTLNDQHRVLDIRELPYPYAVILLPGGKVETSEVDVNRLELLAPAAETAFRRAMTGDYRGAMLINSAVYCSALGHEFEPVVEALEAGAAAAGLSGTGPAFVALCETKSDVREVSEVWSDRGEVLETRTVGPERARGAQARNRPHR
- a CDS encoding signal recognition particle protein Srp54, whose translation is MIGFADRLAEITKKIKGASIIDEDFVKEVVRDVQRALLEADVDVKLVLELSKRIEKRALEEEPPAGVPKRDYLLRIVYEELVELLGGEKTEGLDIDLSRDVNVIMLVGLYGMGKTTTAAKLARYLQRKGYRVGLVGADPYRPAAGEQLRQLAEEVDVPVHVEDVDDAVEMAVKGVEALKDECDVVIVDTAGRDRLSEDLIDELREMAERIEPHEVLLVLDATVGQKAGDHAEAFHEAVQLTGVVITKLDTAAKGGGALSAVARTGAPIKFVGTGERVDDLEEFNPRSFVARLLGIGDIDELLRRTEEMLEEEEKAEDVLEGEFTLKDLYEQLEALSKMGPVDKLLQYVPGMGGGRNVRKISQITEERLKKYKVIMDSMTEKELENPEILNKSRIRRIAIGSGTSERDVIELLNHYRMMKDVIEDIQSGRIPRIGGELGRVIRNVLRG
- a CDS encoding chorismate mutase yields the protein MLEELRREIDRIDECLLDAVIERLKVAREIGRVKAQEGLPLTDEEREKELRERWRKRFKTEGLDPALADIVLASILKVSKEVQRGVIGDG
- a CDS encoding (5-formylfuran-3-yl)methyl phosphate synthase encodes the protein MRPRLLVSPVNRDEALEAVEGGAHIIDVKNPEEGSLGANFPWVIREIMEVVPEDREVSATVGDVPYKPGTVAQAVLGVAAVGVDYAKVGLYGTKTEEEALEVMRACSRAVREFGYDTRVVAAGYADAHRVGSLDPMSVPEVAAEAECDVAMVDTAVKDGKRLFDFLSEEEVGEFVDSAHEHGLEVALAGSLRHEDMPIVRDLGADIVGVRGAACERGDRNRGAIRSHLVRKLAEALA
- a CDS encoding 30S ribosomal protein S17e, encoding MGKVRPTFVKRPAREIVEKYEEYLTTDFEHNKKVVEIVARPKTKKLRNMIAGYVTHLMRLKERQREEGTE
- a CDS encoding DNA topoisomerase → MASSSKETMVIIAEKPSLAGTIAGFLRGSWDGRKLLGFGRYRGRRFAITSLSGHVLEWWPKDDPGFRHPDYFPDPGDFELRPIDGKERFLRAVERVVKRYAGCRADRVIVATDNDAEGELIGWEVLVWLKRQGGLDDPECARRMRFSAYTREDVLRALEGALRGERIDPSLAYSALARTIADWLYGIPLTRRLSLCNDDIVSVGRVQTPTLKLVVERERERRKAQKKRRYYWILQAETPIGELRTEEKFKDGRRARELASEIESIRVVEVRRERRSVRPPTPFNLTTLQRAAGKILRISPKRTLDLAQRLYEEGMITYPRTATNRYPSTFDHEELLRKLRNAHPDALRDFQRTGRRSEPVSGKEYDGAHPPITPTGRRKYIRGKLAWRLYDLIVRRYLATLSEDALVVKWRIVAEHPGTGTRFVMEGTEVERDGWYSVYPWEKPRESTMPDVSEGDELPANVNASRRRKPLPRRYSQSRLVAKMKKLGLGTESTRAEIVKKLFDRGYVKRAGSGVAPTKRGERLVELLEDRVPELVSVELTRRIEREMEEISELPPKRARERLERVAREIRETVRRNSKKLKSAKVV
- a CDS encoding 5-formyltetrahydrofolate cyclo-ligase, giving the protein MTSTEKARIRRMVWEELEESGEAAPPFPVEGRIPNFKGALVAARRLTSTPEYEEAEVVKVNPDSPQRPVRERALRDGKILIMPTPRLKRGFLVVKNPKDPRRASTIRGAFQEGELTMPDELPAVDLVVAGSVAVAPDGARVGKGGGYFDLEWGILAQLDLVDEDTPIHTTVHDIQVLPPGEIPMEEHDVPVDVIHTPTGTTECVRRYEKPGGLLEDRIDEKIREIRWLREYVSAGST
- a CDS encoding acetylornithine transaminase, yielding MDARELIDKYHMNTYSRFPVTLVPGEGARVWDDEGNEYIDLVAGIAVNVLGHCHPAVVEAVKEQVERLIHCSNLYYNEPQAEAARLLAEAAPKDLNKVFFCNSGTESVECAIKLARKFTGCTKFIAFEGGFHGRTMGALSATWKPEFREPFEPLVPEFEHVPYGDVNAVEKAIDDDTAAVIVEPVQGEAGVRIPPEGFLRELRELCDEHGLLLIVDEVQSGMGRTGQFFAFEHEDVLPDIVCLAKGLGGGVPVGATIAREEVAEAFEPGDHGSTFGGNPLACAAVCAAVSTVLEENLPEAAERKGKLAMRILSEAEDVVEEVRGRGLMMGVEVGDDERAKDVAREMLDRGALVNVTSGDVIRLVPPLVIGEDELEKALAELADALRASG